The following nucleotide sequence is from Pseudonocardia abyssalis.
TGCGTCCCGACTTCTGGGAGCTGCTCGACTACTCGATCGACCACAACGTCGGCGTCAAGTTCTCGACGAACGGCATCAAGCTCGACAAGAAGCGCTCGGCGCAGCTCGCACGGACCGACTACGTCGACGTGCAGATCTCGCTCGACGGTGCCACCGCCGAGGTCAACGACCACGTCCGCGGCCCCGGCTCCTACGACACCGCGATCCGCGCGCTGGAGAACCTCGCCGAGGCGGGCTTCGGCCAGCCGAAGATCTCGGTGGTCATGACGCGGCAGAACGTCGACCAGCTCGACGAGTTCAAGTCGATCGCCGACAAGTACAACGCCCAGCTGCGGATCACCCGGCTGCGCCCGTCCGGCCGCGGCGCCGACGTCTGGGACGAGCTGCACCCGCTCCCGTCGCAGCAGAAGCAGATGTACGACTGGCTGGTGGCCAAGGGCGACTCGGTCCTCACGGGCGACTCGTTCTTCCACCTCTCCGCGTTCGGCGAGGCCCTGCCCGGGCTGAACCTGTGCGGTGCGGGCCGCGTGGTCTGCCTGATTGACCCGGTCGGGGACGTCTACGCCTGCCCGTTCGCGATCCACGACAACTTCCTCGCCGGCAACCTCCGCTCGCCCGGCGGCTTCCAGGAGATCTGGGAGAACTCGGAGCTGTTCACCGAGCTGCGCCAGCCGCAGACCGGTGGCGCGTGCGCGTCCTGCATGCACTACGACTCGTGCCAGGGCGGGTGCATGGCGGCCAAGTTCTTCACCGGCCTCCCGCTCGACGGGCCCGACCCGGAGTGCGTCCGCGGGTTCGGCGAGCAGGCCCTCGCGGCGCGCGACGGCGTGGAGATCCCGAAGTCCGAGGTCGACCACTCGCGCTCGGCCCCGCGGAACTCCCGCACGCCGAAGGCGCCGGTGATGCTGCAGATCGGCATGGGCCGCCCGGACAAGTCGTGCGACCCGAGCCCGCTGGCCGCACCGGCGGCGCTGACGCAGGCGTCGGCGCGGGCCTGACCTCGCCGCGACA
It contains:
- the mftC gene encoding mycofactocin radical SAM maturase (MftC is a radical SAM/SPASM enzyme that catalyzes the first two steps in biosynthesis of the electron carrier mycofactocin from the terminal Val-Tyr dipeptide of the precursor peptide MftA.) translates to MKLVDHFQYGLNSPICLTWELTYACNLACVHCLSSSGRRDPNELTTAEAKGVIDELQRMQVFYINIGGGEPTVRPDFWELLDYSIDHNVGVKFSTNGIKLDKKRSAQLARTDYVDVQISLDGATAEVNDHVRGPGSYDTAIRALENLAEAGFGQPKISVVMTRQNVDQLDEFKSIADKYNAQLRITRLRPSGRGADVWDELHPLPSQQKQMYDWLVAKGDSVLTGDSFFHLSAFGEALPGLNLCGAGRVVCLIDPVGDVYACPFAIHDNFLAGNLRSPGGFQEIWENSELFTELRQPQTGGACASCMHYDSCQGGCMAAKFFTGLPLDGPDPECVRGFGEQALAARDGVEIPKSEVDHSRSAPRNSRTPKAPVMLQIGMGRPDKSCDPSPLAAPAALTQASARA